The following nucleotide sequence is from Sphingomonas panacisoli.
CCCGCGCGCGATAGCCGTGATAGGCGAGCAACAACTTGCCGGTCAGCCCGGGAAGCTTCGTCCCCGTATAGCGGATCATCCCCAACGGCGCGGCGTGCGGCGCGAGCAGCATCGCGGGTCGGCGCATCCTGCCGCAATCGTAGCGCGGATATTCTGGACTCGGCCGATTGGCGTCGAAGCAATAGGGCCAGCCGTAATTCGCACCCTTGTCCATCGCGAGCAACAGGTCGTGCGGCAGCGTGTCGTCGGACAGTTTGGGATCGGCGGAATCGATATTGTCGCGTCCGTTCGACGCCACCATCAGCTTGCCGTCGGGCAGGTACGCGAACGCCATCGCGTTGCGCAGCCCGGTCGCCAGCACTTCGGCGCTCGCCGCCGACATCGGTAGCGCGGCGCCGGGCGGAATGCGGATCAGGCTGCCGCGCGGCGGGCGCATTTTCTGTTCGGGACACGGCGTATTCGGGTTGGGCGCGCCCCCATTCTCGCTCTCGCAATTGTCGCTGAAGGACCCGACATTGACCACCATCCCACCGTCGGGCGACAGCGTGAAGGCGGTCACGTCGTGCCGGCCGTCCTTAGGCAGGCCGGTCATCACTTCGGTGATCGTCGCGCGCGGATCGGCGGCGCGCGGGTCGAAGCGGATGATCCGTCCGACCTCGCCGACATACAACTTGCCGCTCGCTCCCGCCGCCAGACCGTTCGGCTGGTTGAGCCCCGACAGCACGACCACCGGCGCCCCCCGCCCGAAATTGGCGAAGCGCAGGATGCGCCCTCGCCCCGGTGTCCGCGAGGCGAGGTCGGCGACGTACAGATCGGTGCCGACGACC
It contains:
- a CDS encoding PQQ-dependent sugar dehydrogenase — translated: MRLLLGLFALFAFAQPAVARKAPREGYATSGQCDGFPRVSLTTPARLCVGLVATGIGFPRGLAVVGTDLYVADLASRTPGRGRILRFANFGRGAPVVVLSGLNQPNGLAAGASGKLYVGEVGRIIRFDPRAADPRATITEVMTGLPKDGRHDVTAFTLSPDGGMVVNVGSFSDNCESENGGAPNPNTPCPEQKMRPPRGSLIRIPPGAALPMSAASAEVLATGLRNAMAFAYLPDGKLMVASNGRDNIDSADPKLSDDTLPHDLLLAMDKGANYGWPYCFDANRPSPEYPRYDCGRMRRPAMLLAPHAAPLGMIRYTGTKLPGLTGKLLLAYHGYRARGHRIVAIAAGLGGAVAGSETDIVSGWTRAAGVRPQGFPAALIELPDGSVLIAEDQNRCLLRLSAL